A portion of the Campylobacter concisus ATCC 51562 genome contains these proteins:
- the fldA gene encoding flavodoxin FldA: MIGIVYGSSMGNTEDAAKLISEGLGLENELLNVADVDAAKLNSFDKLILGTSTWGSGDLQDDWDAFDFKALNLSGKTVAVFGMGDSESYSDEYCNGMAKLYDEVVKAGAKVVGEVSTDGYTFDGSDAVKNGKFVGLALDADNQSDKTEGRISAWIEQIKPYFA, from the coding sequence GGAAGCAGCATGGGAAATACCGAAGATGCAGCAAAACTTATAAGTGAGGGTCTAGGCCTTGAAAATGAGCTTTTAAACGTTGCCGATGTAGACGCAGCAAAACTAAATAGCTTTGATAAGCTCATCCTTGGTACATCAACCTGGGGTAGTGGCGATCTTCAAGATGACTGGGATGCGTTTGACTTTAAAGCGCTAAATCTAAGCGGAAAAACAGTCGCTGTTTTTGGCATGGGTGATAGCGAGAGCTACTCTGATGAGTACTGTAATGGCATGGCAAAGCTTTATGATGAGGTCGTAAAAGCTGGCGCAAAGGTAGTTGGTGAGGTTAGCACTGACGGATATACATTTGATGGCTCTGATGCCGTAAAAAATGGAAAATTTGTAGGTTTAGCGCTTGACGCTGACAATCAAAGCGACAAAACTGAGGGTAGAATTTCAGCTTGGATCGAGCAGATAAAACCTTACTTTGCTTAA